A part of Halobacillus shinanisalinarum genomic DNA contains:
- a CDS encoding acetyl-CoA carboxylase biotin carboxyl carrier protein subunit encodes MNEVKASMAGSVWKIVLKEGEQVKSGEDVAILESMKMEIPIPSETDGTVKELKVAEGDFVNEGDVIAIIE; translated from the coding sequence ATGAACGAAGTAAAAGCATCTATGGCAGGAAGCGTATGGAAGATTGTTTTGAAGGAAGGCGAGCAAGTAAAAAGCGGTGAAGATGTCGCTATTTTAGAATCGATGAAAATGGAGATCCCGATCCCTTCTGAGACAGATGGCACTGTTAAAGAGCTGAAGGTAGCTGAAGGCGATTTTGTGAATGAGGGCGACGTTATTGCGATTATTGAATAA